One Peromyscus leucopus breed LL Stock chromosome 4, UCI_PerLeu_2.1, whole genome shotgun sequence genomic region harbors:
- the Lhx3 gene encoding LIM/homeobox protein Lhx3 — protein MLLEADHDCDREQPGAPGAAALCTFSRAQEIPMCAGCDQHILDRFILKALDRHWHSKCLKCSDCHIPLAERCFSRGESVYCKDDFFKRFGTKCAACQLGIPPTQVVRRAQDFVYHLHCFACVVCKRQLATGDEFYLMEDSRLVCKADYETAKQREAEATAKRPRTTITAKQLETLKSAYNTSPKPARHVREQLSSETGLDMRVVQVWFQNRRAKEKRLKKDAGRQRWGQYFRNMKRSRGSSKSDKDSIQEGQDSDAEVSFTDEPSMTDMGPANGLYSSLGEPTPALGRPVGGGLGSFALEHGGLAGPEQYRELRPGSPYGIPPSPAAPQSLPGPQPLLSSLVYPDSNLGLVPSGPPGGPPPMRVLAGNGPSSDLSTESSGGYPDFPASPASWLDEVDHAQF, from the exons ATGCTGCTAGAGGCAGACCACGATTGCGACCGAGAGCAGCCTGGTGCCCCCGGAGCTGCTGCCCTCTGTACCTTCAGCAGGGCTCAAG AGATCCCAATGTGTGCCGGCTGTGATCAGCATATCTTGGACCGCTTCATCCTTAAGGCTCTGGACCGACATTGGCACAGCAAGTGTCTCAAATGCAGTGACTGCCACATACCTCTGGCTGAGCGCTGCTTCAGTCGCGGGGAGAGCGTCTACTGCAAAGATGACTTCTTCAA GCGCTTCGGGACCAAGTGCGCCGCATGCCAGCTGGGCATCCCGCCCACGCAGGTGGTTCGCCGCGCCCAGGACTTCGTATACCACCTGCATTGCTTTGCCTGCGTGGTTTGCAAGCGGCAGCTGGCCACGGGGGACGAGTTCTACCTCATGGAAGACAGCCGGCTGGTGTGCAAGGCGGACTACGAAACAGCCAAGCAGCGAG AAGCCGAGGCCACAGCCAAGCGACCGCGCACGACCATCACCGCCAAGCAGCTGGAGACACTGAAGAGTGCCTACAACACTTCGCCCAAGCCGGCGCGCCACGTGCGGGAGCAGCTCTCCTCCGAGACCGGCCTGGACATGCGCGTGGTGCAG GTGTGGTTCCAGAACCGCCGAGCCAAGGAAAAGCGACTGAAGAAAGACGCCGGCCGGCAGCGCTGGGGACAGTATTTCCGCAATATGAAGCGCTCCCGCGGCAGCTCCAAGTCCGACAAGGACAGCATCCAGGAGGGACAGGACAGCGACGCCGAGGTCTCCTTCACTG ATGAGCCGTCCATGACTGACATGGGACCTGCCAACGGCCTGTACAGCAGCCTCGGAGAGCCCACCCCTGCCTTGGGCCGGCCTGTAGGAGGAGGCCTGGGCAGCTTCGCACTGGAGCACGGAGGCTTGGCTGGTCCAGAACAGTACCGGGAGCTGCGCCCCGGAAGCCCCTACGGCATTCCTCCATCTCCAGCAGCCCCTCAGAGCCTTCCCGggccccagcctctcctctccagcCTGGTATACCCAGACTCCAACTTGGGCCTTGTCCCCTCAGGGCCCCCAGGTGGGCCCCCGCCCATGAGGGTGCTGGCTGGAAATGGACCCAGCTCTGATCTGTCCACTGAGAGCAGTGGTGGTTACCCCGACTTCCCTGCTAGCCCCGCCTCCTGGCTGGATGAGGTAGACCACGCTCAGTTCTGA